One stretch of Enterobacter sp. RHBSTW-00994 DNA includes these proteins:
- the fimI gene encoding type 1 fimbrial protein subunit FimI, with product MIRKRMLLALAFAPSVMAHTVIVDGGQVHIRGELVNGGCAVASDSQHMRVEMGQYRTNSFSGVGSFSTVNVPFAIRLVDCSMDVSRSVGIQFQGVTPAEDPQVFIATSRAGEAPVNSGVGLALFDEQQRQIIPNTAPTSTLPLETSELAFHFSARYRAISEHLVPGNIQSDVWFTLIYP from the coding sequence ATGATCAGGAAAAGGATGCTGCTGGCACTCGCGTTTGCACCATCAGTGATGGCACACACTGTCATCGTGGATGGCGGGCAGGTTCATATCAGAGGCGAACTGGTCAATGGCGGTTGCGCTGTGGCGTCTGACAGCCAACATATGCGGGTCGAAATGGGACAGTACCGGACCAATTCGTTTTCTGGCGTGGGGAGTTTTTCTACGGTCAATGTCCCTTTTGCCATACGGTTGGTGGATTGCAGCATGGATGTCTCACGCAGCGTGGGGATCCAGTTTCAGGGCGTAACGCCAGCGGAAGATCCACAGGTCTTTATCGCGACATCGCGGGCGGGAGAGGCCCCGGTAAACAGTGGCGTCGGGCTGGCCCTTTTTGACGAACAGCAACGGCAGATTATCCCAAATACGGCCCCGACGAGCACATTACCGCTAGAAACGAGCGAGCTTGCTTTTCATTTTAGCGCCCGTTATCGGGCGATTTCCGAACATCTTGTACCGGGCAATATTCAGTCTGATGTCTGGTTTACATTGATTTATCCATAA
- the fimC gene encoding type 1 fimbria chaperone FimC translates to MNAMFKSGLIFSLILMLFSLPASASGGIALGATRVIYPAEAKQTSLAITNSNKQERYLINAWIENDRGEKEKSFVVTPPLFVSEPDSENTLRIIYTGAPLPTDRESLFWMNVKAIPSVNKATLEGKNVLQLAILSRIKLFVRPNNLAMPPEEALSQLRFERTGDHLKVSNASPYYVTLVNLQLGGQKLDNLMIAPKNSAQQRLPAAAGGTLSWQSVNDYGAITPARRVSL, encoded by the coding sequence ATGAACGCCATGTTTAAATCAGGCCTGATCTTCTCTCTTATTTTGATGCTTTTTTCTCTGCCGGCCAGTGCGTCCGGTGGTATTGCGCTGGGCGCAACACGCGTTATTTATCCGGCGGAAGCGAAACAAACATCGCTGGCGATTACAAACAGCAATAAGCAGGAACGTTATTTAATTAACGCCTGGATCGAAAACGATCGTGGTGAAAAAGAAAAAAGCTTCGTTGTTACGCCGCCGCTGTTTGTCAGTGAACCTGACAGCGAAAATACGCTGCGTATTATTTATACAGGCGCACCACTGCCCACCGATCGCGAGTCCCTCTTCTGGATGAATGTGAAAGCGATCCCATCAGTGAATAAGGCCACACTGGAAGGAAAAAACGTCCTGCAACTGGCTATTTTGTCGCGCATTAAGCTGTTCGTTCGTCCTAATAACCTGGCGATGCCGCCGGAAGAGGCGCTCTCTCAGTTACGCTTTGAACGAACGGGGGATCACCTGAAGGTGAGTAATGCTTCTCCGTATTATGTGACGCTGGTTAATCTGCAACTGGGTGGGCAGAAGCTGGATAACCTGATGATTGCCCCTAAAAATTCGGCGCAGCAACGCCTCCCGGCGGCTGCGGGCGGCACGCTTTCCTGGCAGAGTGTGAATGACTATGGGGCGATCACCCCGGCGCGCCGCGTCAGCCTGTAA
- a CDS encoding fimbrial biogenesis usher protein — MNTQWRYCPVALALMTTLWPFNGWSESYFNPAFLSDDTASVADLSRFEQGHQQAPGLYRVDIWRNDEFIGTQDVRFEAATGSTSPVAGGLSPCITRAMLDRFGVNITAFPELAAVKGEACVPLTTVLPGSEVAFNFSAQRLNVSLPQVALQNSARGYIPPEQWDEGIPAALLNYSFSGNRGSDDDSYYLSLQSGLNYGAWRLRNNGAWRYTQSNGQRHNAWQNIGTWAQRTVIPLKSELVLGDSNTGNDVFDSVGFRGGRLFSSDSMYPDSLQGYAPTVRGIARTPAKVVIRQNGYVIYQSYVQAGAFAISDLNPTSSSGDLDVTVEEKDGSQQRYTVPYSTVPLLQREGRWKYDLVAGDYRSGNSEQDTPFFTQGTLIAGLAEGYTLYGGTQLASRYTALAIGAGKNLGDWGAVSLDLTHARSQLADDSRHEGQSLRFLYAKSLNGMGTNFQLLGYRYSTKGFYTLDDVAWNAMEGYQYGDSKDEDGVPDVQSYHNLTWNKKGRFQLNISQSLGDYGSVYVSGSEQTYWGTSDSNVWYQLGYAGGWQGISYSVSWSWNQAVGISGTDRLASVNVSIPFSLFTRHGYRRDNALDRAYATASASRNSDGDTSWQTGVSGTLLEDRNLSYSVTQGHTSTNGTSGSASANWQATYGTLGMGYNYARDQHDLNWQLSGGVVGHADGVTFSQPLGDTNVLIKAPGAAGVSVENQTGVRTDWRGYAVMPYATVYRYNRVALDTNTMSNNTDIENNVSSVVPTKGALVRASFDARIGVRALLTVKRGNQPLPFGAIVRETQSGVTSMVGDDGQIYLSGLPLEGELLIQWGNGAGSQCRASYRLPEKSLQQAITLKEIRCD; from the coding sequence ATGAACACTCAATGGCGTTACTGCCCGGTAGCTCTGGCTTTGATGACAACGCTCTGGCCGTTTAACGGGTGGAGCGAAAGCTACTTTAATCCTGCGTTTTTATCAGACGACACCGCGAGCGTGGCGGATTTGTCACGTTTTGAACAAGGCCATCAGCAGGCTCCGGGCCTCTATCGCGTAGATATCTGGCGTAACGATGAGTTTATCGGCACGCAGGATGTGCGTTTTGAAGCGGCCACCGGGAGCACCTCTCCTGTTGCAGGCGGGTTATCTCCGTGTATCACGCGTGCGATGCTGGATCGTTTTGGTGTCAATATCACCGCTTTTCCTGAGCTGGCCGCTGTTAAAGGGGAGGCATGTGTTCCGTTGACCACGGTACTTCCTGGTAGCGAGGTGGCATTTAACTTTTCAGCTCAGCGCCTTAACGTCAGCTTGCCGCAGGTGGCATTACAGAACAGTGCGCGGGGCTATATTCCGCCTGAACAATGGGATGAAGGAATTCCGGCTGCGTTGCTGAACTACAGCTTTAGCGGCAATCGGGGCAGCGATGACGACAGCTATTATCTCAGCCTGCAAAGTGGTCTTAACTATGGCGCCTGGCGGTTGCGCAACAATGGCGCGTGGCGCTACACGCAAAGCAATGGCCAGCGACACAATGCCTGGCAGAATATCGGCACATGGGCGCAGCGTACGGTTATCCCGCTGAAGAGTGAGCTGGTGCTGGGCGACAGCAATACCGGTAACGACGTCTTTGATAGCGTTGGCTTTCGCGGGGGCCGCCTCTTTTCTTCCGACAGCATGTATCCGGACAGCCTGCAAGGCTACGCGCCAACCGTGCGCGGTATCGCCCGTACCCCGGCAAAAGTGGTGATTCGCCAGAACGGTTACGTGATTTATCAAAGCTATGTGCAGGCAGGGGCGTTTGCCATCAGTGATTTGAACCCTACCTCTTCAAGCGGCGATTTGGACGTCACGGTCGAAGAGAAAGATGGCAGCCAGCAACGGTATACCGTGCCGTACTCTACTGTGCCTTTGCTCCAGCGCGAAGGGCGCTGGAAATATGATCTGGTGGCCGGGGATTACCGCAGCGGCAACAGCGAACAGGATACACCGTTCTTTACACAGGGGACGCTGATTGCCGGTCTGGCTGAGGGCTACACGTTATATGGCGGGACACAGCTGGCCTCACGGTATACCGCTCTGGCGATTGGCGCGGGAAAAAACCTTGGTGACTGGGGGGCGGTCTCGCTCGATTTAACCCATGCCCGAAGCCAACTGGCGGATGACAGCCGCCATGAAGGCCAGTCGTTGCGTTTTCTCTACGCAAAATCGCTTAACGGAATGGGCACTAACTTCCAGTTGCTGGGCTATCGCTACTCCACGAAGGGGTTTTATACCCTGGATGACGTGGCATGGAACGCCATGGAAGGCTATCAGTACGGTGATAGTAAAGATGAAGATGGCGTGCCGGATGTTCAGAGTTATCACAACCTGACGTGGAATAAAAAAGGGCGCTTTCAGCTCAACATTTCACAGTCTCTCGGGGACTATGGTTCCGTGTATGTCTCGGGTAGCGAGCAGACTTATTGGGGAACCAGCGACTCAAATGTCTGGTATCAACTGGGTTACGCCGGGGGATGGCAGGGCATCAGCTATTCCGTGTCGTGGTCGTGGAACCAGGCGGTCGGTATTAGCGGCACTGACAGGCTCGCATCGGTTAACGTTTCCATACCATTCAGTTTATTTACCCGCCACGGTTACCGCCGCGATAACGCGCTGGACAGAGCTTATGCCACGGCATCGGCCAGCCGAAACAGCGACGGTGATACCAGCTGGCAAACCGGGGTCAGCGGCACGCTGCTGGAAGATCGCAACCTGAGTTATAGCGTGACGCAAGGGCATACCAGCACGAACGGGACCAGTGGGAGCGCCAGTGCTAACTGGCAGGCAACCTATGGCACGCTGGGGATGGGGTATAACTATGCCCGCGATCAGCATGACCTGAACTGGCAGCTTTCCGGTGGCGTAGTGGGCCACGCCGACGGTGTCACCTTTAGCCAGCCGTTAGGGGATACCAACGTCCTCATTAAAGCGCCGGGTGCAGCGGGGGTTAGTGTCGAAAACCAGACCGGGGTAAGAACCGACTGGCGGGGTTATGCGGTGATGCCCTATGCCACGGTTTATCGCTATAACCGCGTAGCGCTGGATACCAACACCATGAGCAACAACACCGATATTGAAAATAACGTAAGCAGCGTTGTCCCGACTAAAGGTGCGTTGGTTCGCGCCAGTTTTGATGCGCGTATTGGTGTACGAGCCTTGCTGACGGTGAAACGCGGCAATCAGCCTTTACCTTTTGGCGCAATTGTGCGGGAAACGCAAAGTGGCGTCACCAGCATGGTCGGGGATGATGGACAGATTTACCTGAGTGGGTTGCCGCTGGAAGGTGAACTGCTGATCCAGTGGGGCAATGGGGCGGGTTCGCAATGCCGGGCATCTTACCGACTGCCAGAAAAGAGCCTGCAACAGGCGATCACACTTAAGGAGATCCGCTGTGATTAA
- the fimH gene encoding type 1 fimbria D-mannose specific adhesin FimH has protein sequence MIKIRYLMLTLLVVLPVTKAMATVCVNEKGVPTDVYYDLTDTFNSSNNQVGQVVTLSEKSQWVGVNAVCPKGTSGNTTKRSYVTDFPVTGTIDGYQYLKLNEYLDGAMKITDSYSGVFYPPKNYIQMGSHPNVSKNLPFGVQDSSLVFRLRVTRRFINMVVIPRETMFRVYVTTTSSDPLSTPVYTISYSGTIQVPQSCTINAGSIVEFDFGDIGASLFSKAGAGNRPEGIAAKTKSIAIKCTNVEANAYLTMRIEAEKVSGSALVSDNPDVGFVVANASGTPLTPNNLGSIIPFRLDDNASAQVGIMAWPVSITGNKPAEGRFTSRGYLRVDYQ, from the coding sequence GTGATTAAGATTCGCTACCTGATGTTGACGCTTCTGGTTGTGTTGCCTGTGACAAAGGCAATGGCCACTGTATGTGTTAATGAAAAAGGCGTCCCAACCGATGTGTATTACGATTTAACGGATACCTTTAACAGTTCGAATAATCAGGTTGGACAAGTTGTCACGCTTAGCGAGAAGTCGCAATGGGTGGGAGTTAATGCCGTTTGTCCAAAGGGGACGTCGGGGAACACCACCAAGCGCAGCTATGTGACGGATTTCCCGGTGACGGGGACCATTGATGGCTATCAGTACCTGAAGCTGAATGAGTATCTGGACGGGGCGATGAAAATCACGGACAGCTATTCTGGCGTGTTTTACCCCCCGAAGAATTACATTCAGATGGGGAGTCACCCCAATGTCTCCAAAAATCTGCCGTTTGGGGTTCAGGATTCAAGCCTGGTGTTCCGTCTTAGGGTAACGCGGCGTTTTATCAATATGGTGGTGATTCCGCGTGAGACGATGTTCCGTGTGTATGTCACAACGACCTCCTCGGATCCGTTGAGCACTCCGGTCTATACCATCAGTTACAGCGGGACAATTCAGGTTCCGCAAAGTTGTACCATCAACGCCGGTAGCATTGTGGAGTTTGATTTTGGAGATATTGGCGCGTCGTTATTCAGTAAAGCCGGGGCCGGCAATCGCCCGGAAGGGATTGCGGCGAAAACAAAATCGATCGCCATTAAATGCACAAACGTGGAAGCGAATGCTTACTTAACCATGCGTATTGAAGCGGAAAAAGTCTCCGGCAGTGCGCTGGTGTCGGATAACCCGGACGTGGGATTTGTGGTGGCAAATGCGTCCGGAACACCGCTCACGCCGAATAATTTGGGCAGTATTATTCCCTTCCGGCTGGACGATAACGCGTCTGCGCAAGTCGGGATTATGGCGTGGCCGGTGAGTATTACAGGCAATAAACCGGCTGAAGGACGATTCACCTCGCGGGGTTACTTGCGTGTGGATTACCAGTAA
- the sfmF gene encoding fimbria assembly protein: protein MMAFLWPRLALAETPLGEINIQLYGNIVDFTCVAEGSDSDKSVTLGTWPTKQLSTTGSRTQPVSFTLKLSGCPPGSASITFSGKADGSDSRLLALNDGSQASHVAVEIRDGDKTPLALQQASQAVEVDAQGNAMLSFYANYIATADNPQPGRADADATFMINYN from the coding sequence ATGATGGCCTTCTTATGGCCGCGTCTGGCGCTCGCTGAAACGCCGTTGGGAGAAATCAACATTCAACTCTATGGCAACATAGTGGATTTCACCTGTGTGGCGGAGGGCAGTGACAGCGATAAGTCTGTTACGTTGGGTACGTGGCCAACGAAACAACTCAGCACCACGGGGAGCCGGACGCAGCCTGTCTCATTTACTCTAAAGCTAAGCGGATGCCCGCCCGGTTCCGCCTCTATTACCTTCTCGGGTAAGGCTGACGGCAGCGACAGTCGTTTGTTGGCGCTGAACGATGGCAGCCAGGCCAGTCACGTGGCGGTGGAGATTCGTGATGGCGATAAAACGCCTCTGGCATTGCAACAAGCCAGCCAGGCGGTAGAGGTTGATGCACAGGGAAATGCGATGCTGTCGTTTTATGCCAATTATATAGCTACTGCAGATAATCCTCAGCCAGGCCGGGCTGATGCTGATGCAACCTTTATGATTAATTATAATTAG
- the fimZ gene encoding fimbria biosynthesis transcriptional regulator FimZ, with amino-acid sequence MKPASVIIMDEHPIVRMSIEVLLQKNKNIVIKLKSGDSHEVLDCIRNHAIDLVILDIELSGTDGFSLLKRIKNLNKNIKVLFLSSKSESFYAGRAIRAGANGFVSKRKDLGDIYSAVDMLLNGYSFFPSETLSFINHLGSRDGISTDMPLSNREVTVLRYLANGLSNKEIAEQLLLSNKTISAHKSNIYSKLGVQTIVELIDYAKTHELL; translated from the coding sequence ATGAAACCGGCATCCGTTATCATTATGGACGAACACCCTATCGTCAGAATGTCGATAGAAGTCCTGCTACAGAAAAATAAAAATATCGTGATCAAACTTAAGTCAGGTGATAGCCATGAAGTGCTTGACTGCATACGCAACCATGCGATTGATCTGGTGATCCTTGACATTGAACTTTCGGGAACTGATGGCTTTTCATTACTTAAGAGAATCAAGAACTTAAACAAAAACATCAAAGTTCTATTCCTGTCATCAAAATCGGAGTCCTTTTATGCCGGGCGTGCTATTCGTGCCGGAGCAAATGGTTTTGTCAGTAAACGAAAAGATTTGGGCGATATCTACAGTGCGGTCGACATGTTGCTGAATGGCTATTCATTTTTCCCTTCAGAAACCTTGAGCTTTATAAATCATCTTGGATCTCGGGATGGAATATCCACTGATATGCCATTATCAAACCGGGAAGTGACGGTGCTCCGTTATCTGGCAAATGGATTGTCAAATAAAGAGATAGCGGAGCAATTACTGCTAAGTAACAAAACGATAAGCGCACACAAATCCAATATCTATTCTAAATTGGGTGTGCAAACCATTGTGGAGTTAATTGATTACGCCAAGACCCACGAGCTACTTTAA
- a CDS encoding LuxR C-terminal-related transcriptional regulator — protein MRMTVRRYRRRRTGSDSLGFAHSPLRLPFFDRLEFLSQSVNQTRKTDAPFIILVTQDNFLRAGFLHGQYPLSNCYDYETLEPAFNALELWPSARLVVDTDSNTTTLIEMLDQLRRYSLYPPFLTPHLLIRADDYDTRLFCKAAGPFQILERQLPAAVIQQGLLEDEPPGINKEWFSRDEWPVLQELSRGKSLRDIALAQNRPYSRVVYRLGCILDKLGLHHRQQLLHLLNNLSDFTF, from the coding sequence ATGCGCATGACAGTACGCCGATACAGGCGACGTCGCACAGGGAGTGATTCACTGGGATTTGCGCACTCGCCTCTTCGCCTGCCTTTTTTTGATCGTCTCGAATTTTTGAGCCAGTCAGTTAACCAGACGCGCAAAACGGATGCCCCCTTCATTATCCTGGTTACTCAGGATAATTTCCTGCGTGCCGGTTTTCTGCATGGGCAATATCCCCTGAGTAACTGCTACGACTACGAAACGCTGGAACCTGCGTTTAATGCACTTGAGCTATGGCCATCAGCGCGGCTGGTTGTGGATACCGACAGCAACACGACAACGCTTATCGAGATGCTGGACCAGTTGCGCAGATACAGTCTTTACCCCCCTTTCCTCACCCCGCATCTGTTGATCCGTGCTGATGATTACGATACCCGGCTCTTCTGCAAAGCTGCGGGGCCGTTTCAGATTCTCGAACGCCAGTTGCCAGCAGCCGTCATTCAGCAGGGGCTTCTTGAAGACGAACCTCCGGGGATCAATAAAGAGTGGTTTTCCCGGGATGAATGGCCTGTATTACAGGAACTCTCTCGCGGAAAATCGTTACGCGACATCGCGCTGGCGCAAAACCGCCCCTATAGCCGTGTCGTTTATCGCCTGGGCTGTATTCTGGATAAATTGGGTTTACACCACCGTCAGCAACTCCTGCATCTTCTCAATAATCTCTCAGACTTTACCTTTTAA
- a CDS encoding EAL domain-containing protein has protein sequence MTALNLIWKTSPPNGDISRLRRISRDITGIKLEPIVALASSRTVGVEVLSVLSPHRKSEPFFQEQSPEQSLLLLEAQLATFKNSPPGHTLFINLPITVFTLTDAFQRLLRRGGPRLNIEIVEPTSLFALPMPLRECVVRHLQQLSLQGHRIWLDDVDETSIHPFLSCRLPLSGIKIDKMAFWRLRATPALAQLVNLCSQIAGQVLIEGIETKRDHAFALQAGAGLGQGYHWPSRQWP, from the coding sequence GTGACAGCGCTAAACCTGATATGGAAGACCTCTCCGCCAAATGGCGATATCAGCCGGTTACGCCGAATTTCTCGCGACATCACCGGTATCAAACTGGAACCTATCGTCGCCCTCGCATCCTCACGCACTGTCGGTGTCGAAGTGCTCAGCGTGCTCTCCCCTCACCGTAAAAGTGAACCTTTCTTTCAGGAGCAGTCTCCTGAGCAATCACTTTTGTTGCTTGAGGCACAACTCGCCACGTTTAAAAATTCCCCTCCGGGCCATACGCTTTTTATCAATCTGCCGATAACTGTCTTCACCCTGACGGACGCTTTCCAGCGATTGCTGCGTCGGGGCGGCCCACGGCTAAACATTGAAATCGTCGAACCGACCTCTCTTTTTGCACTGCCTATGCCGCTACGAGAATGTGTTGTCAGGCATTTGCAACAATTGAGCCTTCAGGGCCACAGGATCTGGCTGGATGACGTTGATGAAACATCAATACATCCATTTTTATCCTGCCGTTTACCGTTGAGCGGGATCAAGATCGATAAAATGGCGTTCTGGAGATTACGTGCAACCCCTGCGCTTGCGCAGTTGGTGAATCTCTGTTCGCAGATTGCCGGGCAGGTGCTTATCGAAGGAATTGAGACAAAAAGGGATCATGCATTTGCACTGCAGGCAGGAGCGGGACTGGGCCAGGGATATCACTGGCCATCCAGGCAGTGGCCGTAG
- a CDS encoding acyltransferase gives MESRHLNAADGIRGVAVLIVLSQHLSAMLFPSTAPYISGMGKYGVWLFFVLSAFLLSYKFFYKGFSARELTSYCVGRVIRILPLFAIAVTIYCYAGYYPVEKIPSVIAFDIGFYHMWTIPVEFKFYFVLPVFAFIYFYIFRKLNKSSLFIIFCIFSIAAHQFFFPESKTPSSVEYTSYTTWYLPCFLFGIMAATLYVNRDFNVNEKVSDFIVTAIFIAMIIASPGVLNYLFGVPMTDYLGREFVALSLGWSVVLMLLINGRGVWGKVMRSKVLTYLGKWSFSIYLFHYIIFVEISRNHSYSIPYAVIALASAIAVGAAFYYLVEMNLEKSRHMLMRMMSSQQQTNQ, from the coding sequence ATGGAGTCCAGGCATTTGAATGCGGCAGATGGAATACGCGGCGTTGCCGTGTTAATCGTTCTGTCTCAGCACCTATCAGCAATGCTGTTCCCGTCTACAGCACCATACATATCAGGAATGGGGAAGTATGGAGTTTGGCTTTTCTTTGTTCTGAGTGCTTTTTTGTTGTCGTATAAATTCTTCTACAAGGGATTTTCTGCCAGAGAACTTACATCATATTGTGTGGGCCGTGTCATCAGGATTCTTCCTTTGTTCGCAATTGCAGTAACAATATATTGTTATGCTGGATATTACCCTGTTGAAAAAATACCAAGTGTCATTGCATTTGATATAGGCTTTTACCACATGTGGACAATCCCTGTGGAATTTAAGTTCTACTTTGTACTTCCTGTATTTGCATTTATATATTTTTATATATTCAGAAAGTTAAATAAATCATCTCTTTTTATTATTTTCTGCATTTTTTCAATAGCTGCTCACCAGTTCTTTTTCCCTGAGTCAAAAACTCCTTCTAGCGTTGAGTACACATCATATACGACATGGTATCTGCCGTGTTTCCTGTTCGGAATCATGGCTGCGACATTATATGTGAACAGAGATTTTAACGTGAATGAGAAAGTCAGTGACTTTATAGTTACCGCGATCTTTATCGCTATGATAATCGCTTCGCCTGGCGTGCTTAATTATCTGTTTGGCGTACCTATGACTGACTATCTGGGAAGGGAGTTCGTGGCTCTGAGTCTGGGATGGTCCGTTGTGCTGATGTTGCTTATCAACGGGAGAGGGGTATGGGGAAAAGTGATGAGGAGTAAGGTTTTAACATACCTCGGCAAGTGGAGTTTCTCGATATATCTTTTCCATTACATAATATTTGTCGAGATATCAAGAAATCATTCATATAGCATACCGTATGCTGTGATCGCTTTAGCCTCTGCCATTGCTGTAGGGGCAGCATTTTATTATCTTGTTGAAATGAATCTTGAAAAATCAAGACATATGCTAATGAGAATGATGTCATCTCAGCAGCAGACTAATCAATAA
- a CDS encoding ShlB/FhaC/HecB family hemolysin secretion/activation protein has translation MRVIQPALYSSVILFSVLPSGYSAPLADEQLIRQQESQRAREAQLTPPVHDVRLSSKNVISEQIDFPDEIPCFAIRQVTLQPREKLPHWLPLQKLADQATGHCLGGKGINALMSVLQNRLVNHGYVTTRILAPKQNLNSGKLTLIILPGTVRHVKFTPQSGRYVSLLNSFPAKPGARLDLRDIEQGLENLCKYPGKTDHSLLEIIRHNQSANEGDRYASHG, from the coding sequence GTGCGTGTGATTCAGCCCGCCCTTTATAGCAGCGTCATTTTATTTTCTGTCCTTCCCTCTGGATATAGCGCCCCATTAGCTGACGAACAGCTTATTCGCCAGCAGGAAAGCCAGCGAGCCCGCGAAGCGCAACTGACGCCGCCCGTGCATGACGTACGACTTTCATCCAAGAACGTCATCTCAGAACAAATTGATTTCCCTGATGAAATACCGTGTTTCGCTATCCGGCAGGTAACGCTACAGCCACGTGAAAAATTACCCCACTGGCTGCCGCTTCAGAAACTTGCCGATCAGGCAACAGGTCACTGCCTCGGTGGAAAAGGGATTAATGCGCTAATGAGCGTATTACAAAACCGACTTGTCAATCACGGTTATGTCACAACGCGAATACTTGCACCTAAGCAAAATCTTAATTCAGGTAAGCTTACTCTTATTATTTTACCAGGCACTGTCCGGCATGTGAAATTCACACCACAAAGCGGACGTTATGTTTCGCTATTAAATAGCTTCCCGGCTAAACCGGGTGCGCGACTCGATTTACGCGATATTGAACAAGGTCTGGAAAATTTATGTAAGTATCCCGGCAAAACGGACCATTCACTTTTAGAGATCATCCGGCATAATCAATCTGCCAACGAAGGAGATCGCTATGCTTCGCATGGATAA
- a CDS encoding iron ABC transporter substrate-binding protein encodes MNSRLLSCFSLALLSSSILLSTQSVAAENNEGIVVYNAQHENLVKSWVDDFTKETGIKVTLRNGGDSELGNQLVQEGSASPADVFLTENSPAMVLVDNAKLFAPLDAETLKQVPAEYRPAHGRWIGIAARSTVFVYNPEKLSEKQLPLSLMDLAKPEWKGRWAASPSGADFQAIVSAMLELKGEKATLEWLKAMKANFVAYKGNSTVMKAVNAGQIDGGVIYHYYRFVDQSKTGENSKNTQLYYFKHKDPGAFVSLSGGGVLASSKHKEQAQAFIKWITGKEGQTLLKTNDAFEYAVGVNAASNPKLVPLKDLDAPKVEPSSLNSKKVIDLMTQAGLL; translated from the coding sequence ATGAATTCTCGCTTATTGTCATGCTTTTCTCTCGCCTTATTATCGTCTTCAATTCTCCTTTCAACTCAATCAGTTGCAGCAGAGAATAATGAAGGCATTGTGGTGTACAACGCGCAACATGAAAACCTGGTGAAGTCGTGGGTTGATGATTTTACGAAAGAAACCGGTATTAAGGTGACGCTGCGTAATGGTGGTGATAGTGAGCTGGGGAATCAGCTTGTTCAGGAAGGAAGTGCATCTCCCGCGGATGTCTTTTTGACAGAAAACTCGCCGGCAATGGTGCTGGTCGATAATGCAAAACTGTTCGCACCATTAGATGCGGAAACATTAAAGCAGGTTCCTGCGGAATATCGTCCGGCTCATGGTCGTTGGATTGGTATTGCGGCACGTAGCACCGTATTTGTCTATAACCCTGAAAAACTCAGTGAAAAACAATTGCCTCTTTCTCTGATGGATCTGGCAAAACCTGAGTGGAAAGGGCGTTGGGCTGCGTCTCCGTCAGGGGCTGATTTCCAGGCGATTGTCAGCGCGATGCTGGAGCTGAAAGGTGAAAAGGCCACGCTGGAGTGGCTCAAAGCGATGAAAGCCAACTTTGTTGCCTATAAAGGTAACAGTACCGTGATGAAAGCGGTCAATGCGGGTCAGATTGACGGCGGCGTCATCTATCATTATTACCGTTTTGTGGATCAGTCCAAAACGGGTGAAAACAGCAAAAACACCCAGCTTTACTACTTCAAACATAAAGATCCCGGTGCATTTGTGAGCCTCTCTGGTGGTGGTGTTCTGGCTTCCAGTAAGCACAAAGAGCAGGCGCAGGCATTCATCAAATGGATCACCGGTAAAGAAGGACAGACATTGCTGAAAACCAACGACGCGTTTGAATATGCCGTGGGTGTTAATGCAGCGTCCAACCCGAAACTGGTTCCTCTGAAGGATCTGGATGCGCCGAAAGTTGAACCGTCTTCGCTCAACAGCAAGAAAGTCATCGATCTGATGACGCAAGCTGGTCTGCTGTGA